The Candidatus Hamiltonella defensa 5AT (Acyrthosiphon pisum) DNA window CGTGTTAAAGATTGCCTGGCCCAGGTCGCTTCTTTTTCATTTTTTGCAAAAACATACATCCAATGATCATGAGCCCCCAAGATTTCATATTTCCCTTGATAATCGCCAAGCACATAAGAAATTTGACTGATTTCTTTGGTTTTCTCTTTTTCTTTTTTTTCTTCGTCTGTCGTTTTGAAATGAGACAGCATGAAAAAAATCAGCCCAACGACGAATCCGGATATCAACAATGTCATTAAAAGTCTCACGAATGATTTTTTAGACTGTTTCGATACAGCCATTTCTTTTTTCTTACCCGTTAGAATGGCTTCGTCCCATTCTGTATTGATGGCTTTAATCGCAAAATTTAATGTTTCTACAGAAACAATGTGATTAAAATCAATCGTTTTTTCTTTACTTGCATGATGAATAAATTCTCGTAATAAAATCTTATTGCTTGAATCAACTTCTATTTCGAATTGAAATTCTTCTACATCAAAAGGAATAAAAATCGTATTTTCAGGTAATTTCGCCTCATTTTCTTTTTTAAGAATGGCTTCTTCTTTACCTGCCACAAATAATGTTTTACCCTTGCCTAATTCAAATTCATATCCTTTTAGAACTCCGTTGAGAAGGCGGATAATCATTTGAGGCTCTTGGATTTCTTGATTATTCTGTGTCTCTATCATTTTTATAAAAGCCTGTTTAAATTTTCAGAATCGATATTTCGGATAAACATTAACAATATTTTTATTGGCCATCATGATTAAAATATGATGAATTATTTTATTTTCATCAGTATTCAAAATAATAAAAAAATACATTAGT harbors:
- a CDS encoding PrgH/EprH family type III secretion inner membrane ring protein gives rise to the protein MIETQNNQEIQEPQMIIRLLNGVLKGYEFELGKGKTLFVAGKEEAILKKENEAKLPENTIFIPFDVEEFQFEIEVDSSNKILLREFIHHASKEKTIDFNHIVSVETLNFAIKAINTEWDEAILTGKKKEMAVSKQSKKSFVRLLMTLLISGFVVGLIFFMLSHFKTTDEEKKEKEKTKEISQISYVLGDYQGKYEILGAHDHWMYVFAKNEKEATWARQSLTRADIKNPIRVINLQDEEKRVAAWLSENWSWVKYHRVKIETPLVPVLLISQERTVLDAQKSLNLMQSLKEQMPYAKEIKIIDISDQEVASQAEAGIQKISVPYIRQDHGNSVTFVIKGALEDGHIQQLRRFVVNYNKAWGQQYVQFSIELQDDWLKGKSLKYGHQGSYVKVSPGYWYFPKP